A window of Thermosynechococcus sp. NK55a contains these coding sequences:
- a CDS encoding heavy metal translocating P-type ATPase has protein sequence MTATVLSPPPAKVYYEVVHHLPGRVRLRIPRLQYDDRYGRQLQALFVQEESVQQIRLNLPAASLIVQYNPEANHPLQRFGQLIQAAAAEHLPPLAGILPIDKLVYSPWNTSYFIEKMALSTLALAIVALLPVQTPFYPAIVATVIAVVALPTFQEALENLEHRRLNVTQLESLWTILHTLQGEYMAPVLAAFMNQLGGALRDMTAQVGEKQVFDPLDQQRTYWVERSGTRQNVSVGELQVGDRVIVAAGSAVPVDGTVLWGSAVIQRQFLTGESDLLPCEPEQTVLASSLVVRGQICVVAQAVGEDTQVGKTLQLARQAPQLDTRIENYAEEISNQAILPAMGVAAIVYGATLDAHRAIAPLQLDFGSGIGITIPTAILAALTHAPHVGVYFRNGRALELLSRVNVIVFDKTGTLTEVKGTIVGVNLLKPGLSEQTLLYWLATVEQSINHPFALAILEYAAERGIEAGTYSDWVYEPGKGTAATVEGQEILVGTPQLMRDRQVPIDLDELRTHEGVLWNRSLACVACNGELVALVFYSNPVRSEAASVIAALQQRDIECYMVTGDHHEVANAVGYATGFRPGQIYTNMLPEDKVALLEKFKNGGEKVVAYVGEGFNDTAAMAYADISITLADGSDAARQTADLVLMNNSLEGLVQAIALSQEVMNIINQNIALVVIPNVSVVLAGVFLSLHPVIAVLISNGATLLAELNSLRILTDYRPVKIERKPSRSRSQAGVLDIPWKKRPRRSFDHFGSKVSSQSLSNGHLPSET, from the coding sequence ATGACTGCAACTGTGCTTTCCCCTCCGCCAGCAAAGGTTTATTACGAAGTGGTGCATCACTTACCAGGGCGAGTGCGGTTACGGATTCCCCGACTGCAATATGACGATCGCTATGGGCGGCAACTGCAAGCTCTGTTTGTGCAAGAAGAGAGTGTGCAACAGATTCGCCTCAACTTGCCCGCCGCTAGCCTGATTGTCCAGTACAACCCTGAAGCGAATCATCCCCTTCAGCGCTTTGGCCAATTGATTCAGGCCGCAGCAGCTGAGCATCTCCCTCCACTGGCGGGGATCCTACCCATTGATAAGTTGGTGTACTCCCCCTGGAACACCAGCTACTTTATCGAGAAAATGGCGCTATCCACCTTGGCGCTGGCGATCGTGGCGCTGCTGCCGGTACAAACGCCCTTTTACCCGGCCATTGTCGCCACTGTCATTGCGGTTGTGGCACTACCCACCTTCCAAGAAGCCCTAGAGAACCTCGAACATCGCCGTCTCAATGTCACCCAACTGGAATCCCTGTGGACGATTCTGCATACGCTGCAAGGGGAATACATGGCGCCGGTGTTAGCCGCTTTTATGAATCAGCTGGGCGGGGCCCTGCGGGATATGACCGCTCAAGTGGGGGAAAAGCAAGTTTTTGATCCCCTGGATCAACAGCGCACCTATTGGGTAGAGCGGAGCGGCACTCGCCAAAATGTCTCTGTGGGTGAGCTACAGGTGGGCGATCGCGTGATTGTAGCCGCCGGATCTGCTGTGCCTGTGGATGGTACCGTGCTCTGGGGGTCTGCTGTGATTCAGCGGCAGTTTCTCACAGGAGAGTCGGATCTACTGCCCTGTGAGCCTGAGCAAACGGTGCTTGCGTCTTCTCTTGTGGTGCGCGGACAAATTTGCGTGGTTGCCCAAGCCGTCGGTGAGGATACTCAGGTGGGCAAAACACTGCAACTGGCTCGCCAAGCGCCCCAACTGGATACCCGCATTGAAAACTACGCTGAGGAAATCTCCAACCAAGCAATTTTACCTGCGATGGGCGTTGCTGCCATTGTCTATGGTGCTACCCTAGATGCCCATCGGGCGATCGCCCCCCTACAATTGGACTTTGGCTCAGGTATTGGCATTACAATTCCCACTGCGATTTTGGCAGCCCTCACCCATGCTCCCCATGTCGGGGTTTATTTTCGCAATGGCCGCGCCCTTGAACTCCTCTCGCGGGTCAATGTTATTGTTTTTGATAAAACTGGCACGTTGACAGAGGTGAAGGGAACGATTGTGGGGGTCAATCTCCTCAAGCCCGGCCTGAGTGAGCAAACGCTGCTCTATTGGCTGGCCACCGTGGAACAGTCAATCAATCACCCCTTTGCCCTTGCCATCCTTGAATATGCCGCTGAACGCGGGATTGAGGCGGGCACCTATAGTGACTGGGTCTATGAGCCAGGTAAAGGCACCGCAGCAACCGTAGAGGGACAGGAAATTTTGGTGGGCACCCCCCAACTGATGCGCGATCGCCAAGTGCCCATTGATCTCGATGAACTGCGCACCCATGAAGGCGTCCTCTGGAATCGTTCCCTTGCGTGTGTTGCCTGTAACGGTGAACTGGTGGCTCTGGTGTTCTACAGCAACCCCGTACGCTCTGAAGCCGCTAGTGTGATTGCCGCTCTACAACAGCGGGACATTGAGTGCTATATGGTAACGGGAGATCACCACGAAGTCGCCAATGCGGTGGGCTATGCCACTGGCTTTCGCCCCGGTCAAATCTATACGAATATGCTGCCAGAGGACAAAGTCGCACTCCTAGAGAAGTTCAAAAATGGCGGTGAAAAAGTAGTGGCCTACGTAGGGGAAGGCTTCAACGATACGGCAGCAATGGCCTACGCTGATATTTCCATCACCCTTGCTGACGGTAGTGATGCGGCGCGGCAAACTGCAGATCTTGTCTTGATGAACAATAGCCTTGAAGGATTGGTGCAGGCGATCGCCCTCAGTCAAGAGGTGATGAACATTATTAATCAAAATATTGCCCTTGTGGTCATTCCCAATGTCAGTGTCGTTTTAGCGGGGGTCTTTTTGAGCCTGCACCCCGTAATTGCGGTTTTGATTAGCAATGGGGCAACCCTCTTGGCCGAACTGAATAGCCTGCGCATCCTCACGGACTATCGCCCCGTCAAAATTGAGCGCAAGCCCAGTCGTAGCCGCTCCCAAGCAGGGGTTCTGGATATTCCTTGGAAAAAACGTCCTCGCCGCAGTTTTGATCATTTCGGCAGCAAGGTGAGTTCACAATCCCTGAGCAATGGCCACCTCCCCTCAGAAACTTGA
- a CDS encoding site-specific integrase — MATSPQKLDQQLQQVNQRLKLAQLGLQIEQRGQRLSLRGTLPPRPGSHRLRPHQQRLSLGLPATPSGLKAAEKAAKIIAAKLLENTFRWQDYERVKGLGRLGELSLGEQIAAFETAWLAQGNLSRTTWETAYLPYLRQLLKAAAAHPDYSLAELIYGLLQQIPADQRQRQVACTAFQGFCRFLGVALPIPLAQFWGTYSRRSLQPRELPSDEEILAAYQQIPNPQWRYVYGLMATYGLRNHEVFFCDLSGLVTGDPQGMIEVQETTKTGCHQVWPFPPQWVEVFGLRSPQLPRINTDLTKTTLQRIGQRVNQQFRRYGLPFRPYDLRHAWAVRTIHYGLPDTVAARMMGHSVAIHTQTYHRWLTLRDQRQAVTRVLTQCEYS, encoded by the coding sequence ATGGCCACCTCCCCTCAGAAACTTGACCAACAACTTCAGCAGGTCAATCAACGCCTCAAACTGGCGCAGTTGGGTTTGCAAATTGAACAGCGCGGCCAACGCCTCAGCCTACGGGGTACCCTGCCACCCCGGCCGGGCAGCCATCGGCTCCGCCCCCACCAACAGCGTTTAAGTCTAGGGTTACCCGCCACCCCCAGCGGTCTTAAAGCAGCAGAGAAGGCAGCCAAAATTATTGCTGCCAAATTACTCGAAAACACCTTTCGCTGGCAGGACTATGAACGGGTCAAGGGGCTAGGGCGTCTTGGGGAGTTATCCTTGGGGGAGCAAATTGCCGCCTTTGAAACTGCATGGTTAGCTCAGGGGAATCTCAGTCGTACGACATGGGAAACCGCCTATCTCCCCTATCTGCGGCAGTTACTCAAAGCCGCGGCCGCCCATCCCGACTATTCGTTAGCAGAATTGATCTATGGCCTGTTGCAACAAATCCCTGCTGATCAGCGACAACGACAGGTGGCCTGTACCGCCTTTCAAGGGTTTTGTCGGTTCCTGGGGGTGGCGTTACCGATTCCCCTTGCTCAGTTTTGGGGCACCTATTCACGGCGATCGCTCCAACCACGGGAGTTACCCAGTGATGAGGAGATTCTAGCCGCCTATCAACAGATTCCCAATCCCCAGTGGCGGTATGTCTATGGCTTGATGGCCACCTATGGCCTGCGCAATCATGAAGTGTTTTTCTGCGATTTGAGTGGCCTTGTCACCGGAGACCCGCAAGGAATGATTGAGGTGCAGGAAACCACAAAAACTGGCTGCCATCAAGTGTGGCCCTTTCCTCCCCAGTGGGTTGAGGTCTTTGGATTGCGATCGCCCCAGTTGCCAAGGATCAATACGGATTTAACCAAAACCACACTGCAGCGCATTGGCCAACGGGTCAATCAACAATTTCGCCGCTACGGCCTGCCCTTTCGTCCCTATGACTTGCGCCATGCTTGGGCGGTGCGCACAATTCACTATGGCTTACCCGATACCGTTGCCGCACGGATGATGGGACACAGTGTGGCGATTCATACCCAAACCTATCACCGCTGGCTGACCCTACGGGATCAACGGCAGGCAGTGACTCGTGTCCTTACTCAATGCGAATACTCTTGA
- the argC gene encoding N-acetyl-gamma-glutamyl-phosphate reductase: MGDRVTVGIVGASGYGGVQLVRLLLEHPQVEIVYLGGEGSAGRPYTELYPHLQGRVNLTVEPVSVEVIRDRAQVVFLSLPNGIACKLVPQLLEQGCKVLDLSADYRFQDLKTYTQWYGEPRADQATAQKAVYGLPELYRDRIRQSALIGCPGCYPTASLLALAPLMKQGLIEPNTAIIDAKSGTSGGGRQGKINLLLAEADNSLAPYNVARHRHTPEIEAICSDLAGQSVLVQFTPHLVPMPRGILATVYATLRDPGLVREDLITIYQAFYRHSPWVNILPPGLYPQTKWAWGTNACFIGIEVDERTGRVIVMSAIDNLMKGQASQAVQCLNLMMGWPETMGLPQVAFYP; the protein is encoded by the coding sequence ATGGGCGATCGCGTGACGGTGGGGATTGTGGGTGCCTCAGGCTATGGGGGCGTCCAACTGGTGCGCTTACTCCTTGAGCACCCCCAAGTGGAGATTGTTTATCTCGGTGGTGAAGGCAGTGCCGGTCGCCCCTACACGGAGTTATATCCCCACTTGCAGGGGCGGGTGAATCTCACGGTGGAGCCCGTATCCGTGGAGGTCATTCGCGATCGCGCCCAAGTGGTGTTTCTCTCGCTGCCCAATGGCATTGCTTGTAAGCTTGTCCCGCAACTCCTTGAGCAGGGCTGTAAAGTGCTGGATCTATCGGCAGACTATCGCTTTCAGGATTTGAAAACCTACACCCAGTGGTACGGTGAACCCAGGGCAGATCAGGCTACGGCCCAAAAGGCGGTCTATGGCTTACCAGAACTCTATCGCGATCGCATTCGCCAAAGTGCCCTCATTGGTTGTCCGGGGTGTTACCCCACCGCTAGTTTGCTGGCACTGGCACCTTTAATGAAGCAAGGGCTGATTGAACCAAATACGGCAATTATTGATGCCAAGTCCGGTACCTCTGGCGGCGGGCGTCAGGGCAAAATCAATCTCCTCCTTGCAGAAGCTGACAATTCCCTTGCCCCTTACAATGTTGCGCGTCACCGCCACACCCCAGAAATTGAAGCCATTTGTAGTGATTTGGCTGGCCAAAGTGTTCTCGTGCAGTTTACACCCCACCTCGTGCCCATGCCTCGGGGGATTTTGGCCACTGTCTATGCCACCCTGCGGGATCCGGGTCTGGTACGTGAAGATTTGATCACTATCTACCAAGCCTTTTATCGCCATTCCCCTTGGGTCAATATCCTGCCCCCCGGCCTCTATCCCCAAACCAAATGGGCCTGGGGCACCAATGCCTGCTTTATTGGCATTGAAGTGGATGAGCGCACCGGCCGCGTGATTGTCATGTCTGCCATTGATAACCTCATGAAGGGCCAAGCCTCCCAGGCGGTGCAGTGTTTGAATTTGATGATGGGTTGGCCAGAGACGATGGGCTTACCGCAGGTTGCTTTTTATCCCTAG
- a CDS encoding Hsp70 family protein has translation MTYAIDFGTSNTLVARWNSAAQAAEAVTLPGRSVGFGEVPALVPSLVYVEDASVPLVVVGQQVRDRGLDVVGDRRFFSRFKRGIGTTVQGYLPELDGCSLSFETIGTWFLQALVQELKPTGGGDIEQGLIFTVPVDSFETYRRWLWQVCERLALQQIRLLDEPTAAALGYGVADRPLILVIDFGGGTLDLSLVELKTNQRQSSPLGFILKWGDRQWAASDNQRPRTARVIAKAGLNLGGTDIDHWIVDEWVKRGLPANSLLLRLAERLKIQLSQQPYAQQVYFDSETFTTLELRLERPELEEILRQQQFFQRLDNALTQVLQQARRQGITPDTIDAVLLVGGTTQMPAVQKWVAEYFDPAKISGQHPFTAVAMGALAVTQGLELKDFLYHSYGIRFWDAKLNRHGWHPIIQRGQPYPMAEPVELILGASTEGQPSIELVIGELGDEQGGVEIFFDGDRLITRSVSERTVQPLNDTPQGKTLARLDPPGYPGSDRIRVLLQVDGDRQLRVTVDDLLTQERLINNQIVTQLR, from the coding sequence GTGACCTACGCAATTGATTTTGGAACCAGTAATACGTTGGTGGCGCGGTGGAATTCTGCCGCTCAAGCTGCCGAAGCGGTAACGCTCCCTGGACGCTCGGTGGGCTTTGGTGAGGTGCCTGCCCTTGTCCCCAGCTTGGTCTATGTGGAGGATGCCAGTGTGCCTCTGGTGGTGGTGGGGCAGCAGGTGCGCGATCGCGGGCTTGATGTGGTGGGCGATCGCCGATTTTTCTCGCGATTTAAGCGCGGCATTGGCACCACGGTACAGGGCTATTTACCAGAGTTAGATGGCTGTTCCTTGAGCTTTGAAACCATTGGCACCTGGTTTTTGCAAGCCCTGGTGCAAGAACTGAAACCCACTGGCGGCGGCGACATCGAGCAGGGGCTGATTTTCACGGTGCCCGTAGATAGTTTTGAGACCTATCGCCGTTGGCTGTGGCAGGTGTGTGAGAGGTTGGCCCTTCAGCAAATTCGCCTCTTGGATGAACCCACGGCTGCGGCTTTGGGCTATGGGGTGGCCGATCGCCCGCTGATTTTGGTGATTGATTTTGGCGGGGGTACCCTCGATCTCTCCCTTGTGGAACTCAAGACCAATCAACGGCAAAGCAGTCCCTTGGGATTTATTCTCAAGTGGGGCGATCGCCAGTGGGCCGCTAGCGACAACCAACGCCCCCGCACCGCCCGGGTGATTGCTAAGGCAGGATTGAATTTAGGGGGCACGGATATTGATCACTGGATTGTCGATGAGTGGGTGAAGCGCGGGTTGCCTGCCAATAGTCTGCTGCTGCGCCTTGCTGAACGCTTAAAAATTCAACTCTCGCAGCAGCCCTACGCCCAACAGGTGTACTTTGACAGCGAAACATTCACCACCCTTGAACTGCGCCTTGAGCGGCCTGAACTGGAGGAGATTCTCCGGCAACAGCAGTTTTTCCAACGCCTCGATAATGCCCTCACTCAAGTACTACAACAGGCCCGCCGCCAAGGGATTACTCCCGACACAATTGATGCAGTTCTCCTGGTGGGGGGAACCACGCAAATGCCAGCGGTGCAAAAATGGGTTGCCGAGTATTTTGACCCTGCCAAGATCAGTGGCCAGCATCCCTTTACGGCAGTGGCCATGGGTGCCCTAGCGGTGACCCAAGGGCTAGAGCTCAAGGATTTCCTTTACCACAGCTACGGTATTCGCTTTTGGGATGCCAAGCTCAACCGTCATGGCTGGCACCCAATTATTCAGCGGGGACAGCCCTACCCCATGGCTGAACCCGTGGAATTGATTTTAGGTGCCTCGACGGAGGGCCAGCCTAGTATTGAACTGGTGATTGGTGAACTGGGGGATGAACAAGGGGGCGTGGAGATCTTTTTTGATGGCGATCGCCTGATTACCCGTAGTGTGAGTGAACGGACAGTGCAGCCCCTCAACGACACCCCCCAGGGCAAAACCCTCGCAAGATTGGATCCTCCCGGCTATCCGGGGAGCGATCGCATTCGTGTCCTCTTGCAAGTAGATGGCGATCGCCAACTGCGGGTCACCGTTGATGACTTGCTCACCCAAGAGCGTCTCATCAATAATCAAATCGTCACCCAATTGCGTTGA
- the hemH gene encoding ferrochelatase gives MASQTGVLLLNLGGPDRPEDVRPFLYNLFSDPEIIRLPFRWLQKPLAWFISTSRARRSQANYAQIGGGSPLRRITEQQARALKDALGGIGIEANLYIGMRYWHPFTEEAIAQIKADQIRELVILPLYPQFSISTSGSSFRLLESLWNQDPELQKIRYTLIPSWYNHPGYVLAMADLIRQELDRCPNPDEAVVFFSAHGVPKSYVSEAGDPYQEEIEACVRLIMAALNRPNAHVLAYQSRVGPVEWLQPYTEDVILELAAQGVKTLVVVPISFVSEHIETLQEIDIEYREIAEEAGIEVFRRVPALNDHNGFISALAQLVKDALAAPPRTFAEVNKSRKRVKLYPQERWEWGMTSAAERWNGRLAMLGFLALMIELISGQGPLHMLGLL, from the coding sequence ATGGCGAGCCAAACAGGTGTACTACTTCTCAATTTAGGGGGGCCCGATCGCCCCGAGGATGTCCGCCCTTTTTTGTACAACCTGTTCTCCGATCCCGAAATCATTCGCCTCCCCTTTCGTTGGCTCCAAAAGCCTCTTGCGTGGTTTATTTCCACCAGTCGGGCCCGTCGCTCTCAGGCAAACTATGCCCAAATTGGTGGCGGCTCCCCCCTGCGGCGCATTACCGAACAGCAAGCCCGTGCCCTGAAAGACGCCTTAGGAGGCATTGGCATTGAGGCTAACTTGTACATTGGGATGCGCTACTGGCACCCCTTTACGGAGGAGGCGATCGCCCAAATCAAAGCGGATCAAATTCGCGAGCTGGTGATTTTGCCCCTTTATCCTCAGTTTTCCATTAGCACAAGTGGTTCCAGTTTTCGCCTCCTAGAGAGCCTATGGAATCAAGACCCTGAATTGCAAAAAATTCGCTATACGCTGATCCCCTCTTGGTACAACCACCCCGGTTATGTGCTCGCCATGGCGGACTTGATTCGCCAAGAACTGGATCGGTGTCCCAACCCCGATGAGGCGGTAGTTTTCTTTAGTGCCCACGGCGTTCCCAAAAGCTATGTCAGCGAAGCCGGCGATCCCTACCAAGAGGAAATTGAAGCCTGCGTCAGGCTGATCATGGCTGCCCTCAATCGCCCCAATGCCCATGTGCTGGCCTACCAAAGTCGGGTGGGGCCGGTCGAGTGGCTGCAACCCTACACCGAAGATGTCATTCTCGAATTGGCAGCCCAAGGGGTGAAAACCCTGGTTGTGGTGCCCATTAGCTTCGTTTCAGAGCACATTGAAACTCTCCAAGAAATTGACATCGAGTACCGCGAGATTGCTGAAGAAGCCGGCATTGAAGTGTTTCGGCGAGTGCCCGCCCTCAACGATCACAATGGTTTTATTAGCGCCCTTGCCCAACTGGTGAAGGATGCCCTAGCAGCACCACCGCGCACCTTTGCTGAGGTAAACAAGTCCCGCAAGCGGGTGAAGCTTTATCCCCAGGAGCGCTGGGAATGGGGCATGACCTCCGCCGCCGAACGCTGGAATGGTCGCTTGGCCATGTTGGGTTTTCTGGCGTTGATGATTGAACTCATCAGTGGTCAAGGCCCCTTACATATGCTGGGGCTATTGTGA
- a CDS encoding DUF3146 family protein — MASHPLPQTTAYVRIIAQSWQEGHIRGHVCASEYQWEFCWQFKAKKLQISPVLGRALIKEPLGRFLEAQDYQLEPGGDYEFVVRAKF, encoded by the coding sequence GTGGCTAGCCACCCCCTACCCCAAACCACTGCCTATGTCCGCATCATTGCCCAAAGTTGGCAAGAGGGTCACATTCGTGGCCACGTCTGCGCTAGCGAGTACCAGTGGGAATTTTGTTGGCAATTTAAGGCCAAAAAACTGCAAATCTCCCCCGTCCTTGGACGTGCCCTGATCAAAGAACCCTTGGGCCGATTTCTGGAAGCCCAAGATTATCAATTGGAGCCGGGGGGCGATTATGAATTTGTTGTCCGTGCCAAATTTTAG
- a CDS encoding DUF1995 family protein: protein MSILPPDSLETALSQAQQATQAALQEGKNRLQIEILLPDLNPMGLAAGYLPLFAEMGSDLKVFFADAGSAALARREWGETPYRVRGVNELLTPIEASDRAIVIVAPTPVEVTAIEQMCLTAGDRPFILLNPRLQDVATVGIGYAGRRLRERFLNTLEPCYYLRPLAETIILWRCYPQPWQIWQYSEAAPTCLAEFAQRPSSEDIERALTPQGQPRGQGIFSRLAAFLRALQN from the coding sequence ATGTCCATTTTGCCGCCCGATAGCCTGGAGACTGCCCTGAGTCAAGCCCAGCAGGCCACCCAAGCGGCGCTCCAAGAGGGTAAAAACCGCCTGCAAATCGAGATTCTGCTTCCTGATCTCAATCCCATGGGCTTGGCGGCTGGCTACCTGCCCCTGTTTGCCGAAATGGGCAGTGATCTTAAGGTCTTTTTTGCCGATGCTGGCTCTGCGGCTCTTGCTCGTCGTGAATGGGGTGAAACCCCCTATAGGGTGCGGGGGGTTAATGAACTTCTGACACCCATTGAAGCGAGCGATCGCGCCATTGTGATTGTTGCCCCTACCCCTGTGGAGGTCACGGCAATTGAGCAGATGTGTCTGACTGCGGGCGATCGCCCCTTTATTCTCTTGAACCCACGGCTACAGGATGTGGCCACCGTGGGCATTGGCTACGCCGGTCGCCGGTTGCGGGAACGATTTTTGAACACTCTCGAACCCTGCTATTATCTGCGTCCCCTCGCAGAAACCATTATTCTCTGGCGCTGTTATCCCCAACCGTGGCAAATTTGGCAATACAGTGAAGCAGCCCCCACGTGCTTAGCAGAATTTGCGCAACGCCCCAGTAGCGAGGACATTGAGCGTGCCCTCACCCCCCAAGGTCAACCCCGTGGTCAGGGAATCTTTAGTCGCTTGGCTGCCTTTTTACGAGCACTTCAGAACTAG
- a CDS encoding bestrophin family protein produces the protein MSRFSFLGFHRSKRQLPLDHSGVAKFLLQPPQWLRLALRLRGSVIPAILSEVLFCGVFGTLVTAIDFYVINVHWPVLGSLIPSIVLGLLLVFRTNTAYERFWEGRRQWGNIVNSSRSLTRLMWTAIDENSPEDRQAKIDAVHLVGVFAIATKQHLRGEPFAELEPLLKPHQYKELQTVQNVPLRIALWLEDYLHHQHRRGHLSLYQLTYMDELLVQLVDAMGACERILKTPMPLAYAIHLKQLLFLYCLLLPFQLVDNLAWWTGPMVGLMAFTLFGVEEIGIEIENPFGRDLNDLPLDAICLTMQQNINDLISAPTHRHRSA, from the coding sequence ATGAGCCGCTTCTCTTTCCTCGGTTTTCACCGCTCCAAACGCCAATTACCTCTAGATCACTCGGGCGTAGCGAAGTTTTTGTTGCAACCGCCGCAGTGGTTACGTCTGGCTCTGCGGCTGCGGGGCTCCGTCATTCCGGCCATTCTCTCAGAAGTGCTCTTTTGCGGTGTCTTTGGCACCTTGGTGACGGCGATTGATTTTTACGTGATCAATGTCCACTGGCCAGTTCTGGGCAGTCTGATTCCGTCGATTGTGCTGGGGTTGCTCCTCGTCTTTCGCACCAACACTGCCTATGAGCGCTTCTGGGAAGGCCGCCGCCAGTGGGGCAACATTGTTAATAGTTCCCGCAGCCTAACCCGCTTGATGTGGACCGCCATTGACGAGAATAGTCCCGAGGATCGCCAAGCTAAAATTGATGCTGTTCATTTAGTGGGGGTGTTTGCGATCGCCACCAAGCAACACTTGCGGGGGGAGCCCTTTGCCGAACTGGAACCCCTGCTCAAGCCCCACCAATACAAAGAACTGCAAACCGTACAAAATGTCCCCCTGCGCATTGCCCTTTGGCTTGAGGACTATCTGCACCACCAACACCGCCGAGGGCACCTGTCCTTATATCAACTTACCTACATGGATGAACTCCTTGTGCAACTGGTGGATGCGATGGGCGCCTGTGAGCGCATTCTAAAAACACCGATGCCCCTTGCCTACGCCATTCACCTCAAGCAGTTACTATTTCTCTATTGTTTACTGCTGCCCTTTCAACTGGTGGATAACCTGGCGTGGTGGACGGGGCCAATGGTGGGACTCATGGCGTTTACCCTCTTTGGCGTCGAGGAGATTGGCATCGAAATTGAAAATCCCTTTGGCCGTGACCTCAATGATCTGCCCTTGGATGCCATTTGCCTAACAATGCAGCAAAATATCAATGACCTGATTAGTGCGCCGACTCATCGCCATCGCTCAGCCTAG
- a CDS encoding Hpt domain-containing protein: MTSPIDWDYLATLSGGDREFELELLQTFVEDAQQRLAALAEAVNQGNVDQIKREAHHLKGASGNVGISAMQAVAAQLEQSTTTETLGQAKALIEELQRLFNTVVSEVSA; encoded by the coding sequence ATGACATCGCCAATTGACTGGGACTATTTAGCTACCCTTTCGGGGGGCGATCGCGAGTTTGAGTTGGAACTGCTACAAACCTTTGTCGAGGATGCCCAGCAACGCCTAGCGGCTTTGGCAGAAGCTGTGAACCAAGGGAACGTGGATCAAATCAAGCGAGAGGCCCATCACCTCAAGGGAGCCAGTGGCAATGTCGGTATTAGCGCCATGCAAGCAGTCGCAGCCCAACTAGAACAGTCCACTACCACAGAGACCCTAGGGCAGGCCAAAGCGCTCATAGAGGAGCTGCAGCGCCTCTTTAACACCGTGGTCAGCGAAGTCTCTGCCTAG
- a CDS encoding chlorophyll a/b-binding protein, translated as MKGGSIIDEQGKMNNFAIEPKMYVMSEPQAGFTPYAELFNGRLAMIGFISLLALEVITGHGLIGFLNSL; from the coding sequence ATGAAAGGTGGCAGCATTATTGATGAGCAAGGCAAAATGAACAACTTTGCCATCGAACCCAAAATGTACGTGATGAGTGAGCCGCAAGCCGGCTTTACTCCCTACGCAGAACTCTTCAATGGTCGGCTGGCCATGATTGGGTTTATCTCCCTGTTAGCCTTGGAAGTGATTACGGGCCACGGTCTGATTGGCTTTTTGAATAGCCTCTAG